From Verrucomicrobiota bacterium JB022, one genomic window encodes:
- a CDS encoding nucleoside monophosphate kinase — MTNHTGQRSTPQKNQELDLEIKDAQLIFNSVWNELVSDKGGVEHLNFPREMFWLNGAPGSGKGTQTSFIMEYCGLTAQPIVVSELLNSPEAKRLKDAGMMVGDREVTSLLLRELLRPERQTGVIVDGFPRTKVQVESLKLFYQRLMDLRRQFLGTKLSNQFPKPIFHIVVLYVDEAVSVHRQLSRGRKAMETAERARTAGEDNVQSSEVRKTDLSVDLARNRYRTFKEITYESLASLREIFHYHFINAQQSIAEVQRNIVRELKYQSTLELEERTYDMIAQIPVADSITVHARQDLVTRLDDYALLHSELFRQVITMIEDKVMPVVLKHAISGQATIFSEDPVFEDPLALTMFLDIFSERGYRAVANVQHEEIPNRIDLETGKIYTRRKTVYRFTLYFEGSVIRRGH, encoded by the coding sequence ATGACGAATCACACTGGCCAACGATCGACTCCGCAGAAAAATCAGGAACTTGACCTCGAGATCAAGGATGCACAGCTCATCTTCAACTCTGTCTGGAATGAACTGGTGTCGGACAAGGGTGGGGTAGAGCACCTCAACTTCCCGCGCGAGATGTTCTGGCTCAACGGTGCCCCGGGCTCCGGCAAAGGTACGCAGACGAGCTTTATCATGGAGTATTGCGGCCTCACGGCCCAGCCGATCGTCGTCAGCGAGCTGCTGAACAGCCCGGAGGCCAAGCGCCTCAAGGACGCCGGCATGATGGTGGGCGACCGTGAAGTGACCTCGCTCCTGCTCCGCGAGTTGCTGCGCCCCGAGCGCCAGACAGGCGTCATCGTCGACGGCTTTCCCCGCACCAAGGTGCAGGTGGAGAGCCTCAAGCTCTTTTACCAGCGCTTGATGGACCTGCGTCGTCAGTTCCTGGGCACCAAGCTGAGCAACCAGTTCCCCAAGCCGATCTTCCACATCGTCGTGTTGTATGTGGACGAAGCCGTGTCGGTGCACCGTCAGCTCTCGCGTGGCCGCAAGGCCATGGAAACGGCCGAGCGCGCCCGGACGGCAGGGGAAGACAACGTGCAGTCTTCCGAAGTGCGCAAGACCGACTTGAGCGTCGACCTCGCGCGCAACCGCTACCGCACGTTCAAGGAGATCACTTACGAGTCCCTCGCCTCGCTGCGGGAGATCTTCCACTACCACTTCATCAACGCCCAGCAGTCGATCGCCGAGGTGCAGCGCAACATCGTGCGCGAGCTCAAATACCAGTCCACGCTGGAGCTGGAAGAGCGCACCTACGACATGATCGCGCAGATCCCGGTGGCCGATTCGATCACGGTGCACGCGCGGCAAGACCTCGTGACCCGTCTCGACGACTACGCGCTGCTGCACTCGGAACTGTTTCGCCAGGTGATCACCATGATCGAAGACAAGGTGATGCCGGTGGTGCTCAAGCACGCGATCTCGGGCCAAGCCACGATCTTCTCCGAAGACCCGGTTTTCGAAGACCCGCTGGCGCTCACAATGTTCCTCGATATTTTCTCGGAGCGAGGCTACCGTGCGGTCGCCAACGTGCAGCATGAAGAAATCCCCAATCGAATTGATCTCGAGACCGGTAAGATTTACACCCGGCGCAAGACCGTTTACCGCTTCACCCTCTACTTTGAAGGCTCGGTCATCCGCCGCGGCCATTAA
- a CDS encoding aminopeptidase — protein MDPRYAQLADQLVQYSVSLQAGQKVLIEAFDIPDRMVHALVRSVRAQGGVPFVSLHHSTVSREMLMGATEEQYEFIAEIEMKRMQGMDAYIALRGADNIFEMSDVPSDRMKLALNKMRPVLNHRVNHTKWVVLRWPTAGMAQQALTSTESFEDFYFRVCTLDYSRMIPGQNALKARMDAAKLVEIKGNGTDLRFSIDGLQALTCVGTHNIPDGEVFTSPVKDSVEGVIQYNAPTVYQGVSFDNVRLVFEKGRIVEATCAGNQAKLLDIFNSDEGARYIGEFALGCNPHILEPMRDILFDEKIAGSFHFTPGQAYEGVADNGNRSQVHWDLVCIQRPEYGGGEIYFDGELIRKDGLFVPDDLRSLNPEQLLAE, from the coding sequence ATGGACCCCCGTTACGCGCAACTCGCCGACCAGCTTGTCCAATATTCCGTCAGCCTCCAGGCTGGCCAAAAAGTGCTGATCGAAGCTTTCGACATCCCCGACCGGATGGTGCACGCGCTCGTGCGCTCCGTGCGGGCGCAGGGCGGCGTGCCTTTTGTCAGCCTGCATCACTCTACCGTCAGCCGTGAAATGCTGATGGGCGCGACCGAGGAGCAATACGAGTTCATCGCGGAGATCGAGATGAAGCGCATGCAGGGCATGGACGCCTACATTGCCCTGCGTGGTGCCGACAACATCTTCGAGATGTCGGACGTGCCGAGCGACCGCATGAAGCTCGCCCTCAACAAGATGCGCCCGGTGCTCAACCACCGCGTCAACCATACCAAGTGGGTCGTTTTGCGCTGGCCGACGGCTGGAATGGCGCAGCAGGCGCTGACCAGCACCGAGAGCTTCGAAGACTTTTACTTCCGCGTCTGCACCCTCGATTACTCCCGCATGATCCCGGGGCAGAATGCGCTCAAGGCGCGGATGGATGCCGCAAAGCTGGTGGAGATCAAGGGCAATGGCACCGACTTGCGCTTCTCCATCGACGGCCTGCAGGCGTTGACCTGTGTGGGCACGCACAACATCCCCGATGGCGAAGTCTTCACTTCTCCCGTCAAGGACAGCGTGGAAGGCGTGATCCAGTACAACGCTCCGACGGTCTACCAAGGCGTGTCGTTCGACAACGTGCGACTCGTCTTTGAAAAGGGTCGCATTGTCGAAGCGACCTGCGCGGGCAATCAAGCCAAGCTCCTCGACATCTTCAACAGCGACGAAGGCGCGCGCTACATTGGCGAATTCGCCCTCGGTTGCAATCCGCACATCCTGGAGCCGATGCGCGACATCCTCTTCGACGAGAAGATTGCCGGCAGCTTCCACTTTACGCCCGGCCAGGCTTACGAAGGCGTTGCCGACAACGGGAACCGTTCGCAGGTCCACTGGGACTTGGTGTGCATCCAGCGCCCGGAATACGGCGGCGGCGAGATCTACTTCGACGGCGAGCTGATCCGTAAGGATGGCCTCTTTGTGCCGGACGACCTGCGCTCGCTCAACCCGGAACAACTGCTGGCCGAGTAA
- a CDS encoding adenosine deaminase, protein MANPSSPRLQAFLQALPKTETHLHIEGALPFELLQRQDPLQWAKPPRSWAADFKFRSFAEFEEELLMMATQWYISPERYHEAAKIVFRRLYEEQHVRYVETSFASGIVEFLGVSAPGIVHAIKHAAPQGMEVRVFMGIHHAGYNERTRDWLEDCVHWPDLDGIDLHGEETDPMGDWAPPLWAKARAHGKFTKAHAGEFAGPEFVRYAVDELGAQRIQHGVRSAEDPQLVLDLKARGIALDVCPISNVKLDVVPTMRDHPIRQFFDAGLTCTINTDDPMSFGNQLHEEYTALHDQLGFTIPQLGEIARNGFRVALISEELRADYLEQIDHVVAEFAE, encoded by the coding sequence ATGGCCAACCCGTCGAGCCCCCGCCTGCAGGCCTTTCTGCAGGCGTTGCCCAAGACCGAAACGCACCTGCACATCGAAGGCGCCTTGCCGTTCGAGCTGCTGCAGCGTCAGGACCCGTTGCAGTGGGCAAAGCCGCCTCGCTCGTGGGCGGCCGACTTCAAGTTTCGCAGCTTTGCGGAGTTTGAAGAGGAGCTGCTGATGATGGCGACGCAGTGGTATATCTCGCCCGAGCGCTACCACGAAGCCGCCAAGATCGTCTTCCGCCGCCTCTACGAAGAGCAGCACGTCCGCTATGTGGAGACGAGTTTTGCCTCCGGGATCGTGGAGTTCCTGGGCGTCAGTGCGCCCGGAATCGTGCATGCGATCAAGCATGCCGCGCCGCAGGGTATGGAAGTGCGCGTCTTCATGGGCATCCACCACGCGGGCTATAACGAGCGGACGCGCGATTGGCTGGAAGACTGCGTGCACTGGCCCGACCTCGACGGGATCGATCTGCACGGCGAGGAAACCGATCCGATGGGCGACTGGGCTCCGCCGCTCTGGGCCAAAGCCCGCGCGCATGGCAAATTTACCAAGGCGCATGCGGGCGAATTCGCGGGGCCGGAATTCGTCCGCTACGCGGTCGACGAGTTGGGTGCCCAGCGCATCCAGCACGGTGTTCGCTCAGCCGAAGATCCGCAACTGGTGCTCGACCTGAAGGCACGCGGCATCGCTCTCGACGTCTGCCCGATCAGCAACGTAAAGCTCGACGTGGTGCCAACCATGCGTGATCACCCGATTCGCCAGTTTTTCGATGCGGGGCTGACCTGCACGATCAATACCGACGATCCAATGTCGTTCGGCAATCAGCTACACGAGGAATACACGGCCCTCCACGACCAGCTGGGTTTCACGATCCCGCAGTTGGGCGAGATCGCCAGAAACGGTTTCCGCGTCGCCCTGATTTCAGAAGAGCTGCGGGCCGATTACCTGGAGCAGATCGACCACGTGGTGGCCGAGTTTGCTGAGTAG
- a CDS encoding RluA family pseudouridine synthase has product MDEAAGQEFSFQVDAKLHRERADKAVTARAEGLSRSAVQKLFAAGLVWREDAALSQKDKVLEGDWITYTVPPPRPLELRPVDIPLDVIYEDAECLAIHKPAGMVVHPGAGTGEDTLVHALLHHCRGQLSGIGGVERPGIVHRLDRETSGVIIMAKTDRAHQALSRQFAERQTDKRYLALVQGVPRDTAGKIDAPIGRHPVHRQKMAIVDHGRYALTDYFVEEAFGEVAARVRFHIHTGRTHQIRVHAQHLGYPLAGDPMYGFRANAFAIEVPRVMLHAAELRIAHPTTGEPLVLQAPLPADFEALQGALRGA; this is encoded by the coding sequence ATGGACGAAGCTGCGGGTCAGGAGTTTTCGTTTCAAGTCGACGCCAAGCTGCACCGCGAGCGCGCCGACAAGGCTGTGACCGCACGGGCCGAGGGCCTGAGCCGGAGTGCGGTCCAAAAGCTTTTCGCTGCTGGTCTTGTCTGGCGCGAAGATGCCGCCCTGAGTCAGAAAGACAAGGTGCTCGAGGGCGACTGGATCACCTACACGGTGCCGCCGCCGCGCCCGCTGGAGCTGCGCCCGGTCGACATCCCGCTTGATGTCATTTACGAAGACGCCGAGTGTCTGGCGATCCACAAGCCCGCCGGGATGGTTGTGCACCCGGGAGCCGGGACGGGCGAAGATACACTCGTGCACGCGCTTTTGCACCACTGTCGCGGGCAGCTGAGCGGCATTGGCGGCGTGGAACGCCCGGGGATCGTGCACCGCCTCGACCGCGAGACCAGTGGCGTGATCATCATGGCCAAGACTGACCGCGCGCACCAAGCCCTGTCCCGCCAGTTTGCCGAGCGGCAGACCGACAAGCGCTACCTTGCGCTGGTGCAAGGCGTGCCTCGCGATACGGCGGGCAAGATCGACGCCCCGATTGGCCGCCACCCGGTGCATCGGCAGAAAATGGCAATCGTCGACCATGGCCGCTACGCTTTGACGGATTATTTTGTCGAAGAGGCTTTCGGCGAAGTGGCGGCGCGGGTGCGCTTCCACATCCATACGGGGCGCACGCACCAGATCCGGGTCCATGCGCAGCACTTGGGGTATCCGTTGGCGGGCGACCCCATGTACGGCTTCCGCGCGAACGCGTTCGCGATAGAAGTTCCGCGCGTCATGCTGCACGCGGCTGAGCTGCGGATCGCGCATCCCACCACAGGCGAGCCACTGGTGTTGCAGGCACCGTTACCTGCGGATTTTGAGGCGCTGCAAGGAGCCCTGCGCGGGGCTTAG
- a CDS encoding phosphatase — protein MKTVAVIDVGSNTIKTLVAQRGEHGRVEARFERTLEVRISQGISGHPPRLRPDRIAAGIEAVSELHRDWRKHGPIEECAIVATSAVRDAANGEEFLGGVEEAVGIRPVILTGDEEARFIAEGIRQDPAIGPELERFCLADLGGGSLEIIRFAHGQIDKAVSLQLGSVRLFEEFPPDPTGRYPGSMLDELAAHVRRDILCHDVIPYAPLVGTGGGMAVTRAMLAGKRGISFAEVASTVSLEDVKELTTELSAMTFAERLEVPGLPPGRADIFPVALTIYRTLMELAHAPAIQQSLYNLRFGIASHLLKHGYFR, from the coding sequence ATGAAGACCGTCGCCGTCATCGACGTAGGCAGCAACACGATCAAGACCCTTGTCGCCCAACGTGGCGAGCATGGTCGCGTGGAGGCGCGATTTGAGCGCACGCTGGAAGTGCGGATCAGCCAAGGCATTTCCGGGCATCCTCCCCGCCTCCGCCCAGATCGCATTGCCGCCGGGATCGAAGCCGTCAGCGAGCTGCATCGCGATTGGCGCAAACATGGGCCGATCGAGGAGTGCGCCATCGTCGCTACCAGTGCGGTGCGCGACGCCGCCAACGGGGAAGAATTTCTCGGCGGAGTTGAAGAAGCGGTCGGCATTCGCCCAGTAATCCTGACGGGTGACGAAGAGGCCCGCTTCATCGCCGAAGGCATCCGCCAAGACCCCGCGATTGGACCGGAGCTGGAACGTTTCTGCCTCGCCGACCTCGGAGGGGGCAGCCTGGAGATCATCCGCTTTGCCCATGGCCAGATCGACAAGGCAGTAAGCCTGCAACTGGGCTCGGTGCGCCTCTTCGAGGAGTTCCCGCCCGACCCGACAGGCCGCTACCCGGGCTCCATGCTGGATGAGTTGGCCGCCCACGTCCGCCGCGACATCCTGTGCCACGACGTGATCCCTTACGCCCCGCTGGTCGGCACCGGCGGTGGCATGGCCGTAACCCGCGCCATGCTGGCGGGAAAGCGCGGGATCAGCTTTGCCGAAGTGGCCTCTACCGTTTCGCTCGAAGACGTAAAGGAGCTGACGACAGAGCTCTCAGCCATGACCTTTGCCGAGCGCCTTGAAGTGCCGGGGCTGCCGCCGGGCCGCGCCGACATCTTTCCGGTGGCGCTGACGATCTACCGCACGCTGATGGAGCTGGCCCATGCGCCTGCCATCCAGCAGTCGCTCTACAACTTACGCTTCGGTATTGCGTCGCACCTGCTGAAGCACGGCTACTTCCGCTAA
- the rsmI gene encoding 16S rRNA (cytidine(1402)-2'-O)-methyltransferase, which translates to MEPATQEQRLPPALYLVGTPIGNRQELTPRAVTVLEQADVIACEDTRHAQRLLSNLQVTASLRAYHEHNERDQADNLADLVASGQRVALITDAGMPAISDPGFRVVRACRARGLPVTPISGPCAATIALAASGLPTDGFLYLGFLPPKTAARKRTFERWRDLEYTLVFYESTHRIEKFVDDVIAVLGADRCMAIGRELTKLHETFYVGPAAEVKKTLLAGSQKGEFVVMIAKAGYQLQDSA; encoded by the coding sequence GTGGAGCCCGCCACTCAGGAACAGCGGCTACCCCCTGCCCTCTATCTCGTCGGAACCCCGATCGGGAATCGCCAAGAGCTGACGCCGCGCGCGGTAACCGTGCTTGAACAGGCCGATGTGATCGCCTGTGAAGATACGCGCCACGCCCAGCGCCTGCTCTCCAACCTGCAGGTGACGGCCTCGCTGCGGGCCTACCACGAGCACAACGAGCGCGATCAGGCGGACAATCTGGCTGACCTTGTCGCTTCGGGGCAACGCGTGGCTTTGATCACCGACGCCGGTATGCCTGCCATCAGCGATCCCGGCTTTCGTGTCGTGCGCGCCTGCCGCGCCCGGGGCCTGCCCGTTACGCCGATCAGCGGCCCCTGTGCGGCTACGATTGCCTTGGCCGCTTCAGGGCTGCCTACCGATGGCTTTCTCTACCTCGGCTTCCTCCCGCCCAAGACGGCGGCGCGCAAACGCACTTTCGAGCGCTGGCGGGATCTGGAATACACGCTCGTCTTCTACGAATCGACCCACCGGATCGAGAAATTTGTCGACGACGTGATCGCAGTGCTTGGCGCAGACCGTTGCATGGCCATTGGCCGCGAGCTGACCAAGCTGCACGAAACCTTTTACGTCGGGCCCGCCGCCGAGGTGAAGAAAACCCTGCTGGCTGGCAGCCAAAAAGGCGAATTTGTCGTCATGATCGCCAAGGCCGGCTACCAGCTGCAAGACTCTGCATGA
- a CDS encoding glucose-6-phosphate isomerase, which produces MSWNRFKEYYLSNPSLGFALDVSRMNFDRGFLAEMEAPMQQAFQSMQALEMGAIANPDENRMVGHYWLRNAEIAPTAEIAAEISGALERIESFARKIHSGEIQGEGGKFTDLLVIGIGGSALGPQFVAQALGRPGEDRMQVHFFDNTDPDGMDVALNPLRNKLDRTLVLVVSKSGGTPETRNGMLEAQQAYLSESVTFARHAVAVTGVDSKLDKVAVEEDWLERFPMWDWVGGRTSEMAAVGLLPARLQGIDIKGMLKGASKMDAWTRSTETRQNPAALLALMWYHATNGKGEKDMVILPYKDRLTLFAKYLQQLVMESLGKELDLAGKVVNQGIAVYGNKGSTDQHAYVQQLREGVNNFFATFIEVTKDREGASVDVEDGVTSGDYLNAFLLGTREALAEKDRESITITIDEVTPEAVGMLIALYERAVGFYASLVGINAYHQPGVEAGKKAAATFLKIKQSVTGYLFENAGQAFTVDELASAIGAEDQAETIYKLLQHLVANPAKGIVKQPGSDIWSAKYSAQA; this is translated from the coding sequence ATGTCCTGGAACCGTTTCAAGGAATACTACCTCTCCAACCCCTCCCTCGGCTTCGCGCTCGACGTGAGCCGCATGAATTTCGACCGCGGGTTTCTCGCGGAAATGGAAGCGCCGATGCAACAGGCCTTCCAGTCGATGCAAGCGCTTGAGATGGGCGCCATCGCCAATCCCGACGAAAACCGCATGGTGGGCCACTACTGGCTCCGCAACGCGGAGATCGCCCCCACGGCCGAAATCGCCGCCGAGATCAGCGGCGCGCTGGAGCGCATCGAGTCCTTTGCCCGCAAGATCCACTCCGGTGAGATCCAAGGCGAAGGCGGCAAGTTTACCGACTTGCTCGTGATCGGTATCGGCGGCTCGGCCCTGGGCCCGCAGTTCGTCGCGCAGGCGCTCGGCCGCCCCGGCGAAGACCGCATGCAGGTGCACTTCTTTGACAACACCGACCCGGATGGCATGGACGTAGCGCTGAACCCGCTGCGCAACAAGCTGGACCGCACGCTGGTGCTGGTCGTCTCCAAGAGTGGCGGCACTCCTGAGACGCGCAATGGCATGCTCGAAGCCCAGCAGGCCTACCTTTCTGAGAGCGTTACCTTTGCCAGGCACGCCGTGGCCGTGACCGGAGTCGACAGCAAGCTCGACAAGGTGGCAGTGGAAGAAGACTGGCTCGAACGCTTCCCGATGTGGGACTGGGTCGGTGGCCGCACCAGCGAAATGGCTGCCGTCGGCCTCCTTCCGGCCCGCCTGCAAGGCATCGACATCAAGGGCATGCTCAAGGGCGCTTCCAAGATGGATGCCTGGACTCGCAGCACCGAGACCCGCCAGAATCCGGCGGCCCTGCTCGCGCTGATGTGGTACCACGCCACCAACGGCAAGGGCGAAAAGGACATGGTGATCCTGCCCTATAAGGACCGCCTCACCCTCTTCGCCAAGTATCTCCAGCAACTCGTGATGGAGAGCCTCGGCAAGGAGCTGGACCTCGCAGGCAAGGTCGTCAATCAGGGCATCGCCGTCTACGGCAACAAAGGCTCGACCGACCAGCACGCCTATGTGCAGCAGCTGCGCGAAGGCGTGAACAATTTCTTCGCCACCTTCATCGAAGTGACGAAGGATCGCGAAGGCGCTTCCGTCGATGTGGAAGACGGCGTCACCTCGGGCGACTACCTCAACGCCTTCCTGCTGGGCACCCGCGAAGCGCTGGCCGAAAAGGACCGCGAGTCGATCACCATCACGATCGACGAAGTGACGCCCGAAGCGGTCGGCATGTTGATCGCGCTCTACGAGCGGGCAGTGGGCTTCTACGCCAGCCTTGTCGGCATCAACGCCTACCACCAGCCCGGGGTTGAAGCCGGCAAGAAGGCTGCCGCTACCTTCCTCAAGATCAAGCAGAGCGTCACCGGCTACCTCTTCGAGAATGCCGGCCAAGCCTTTACGGTGGACGAACTTGCTTCCGCCATCGGCGCCGAAGACCAGGCGGAGACGATCTACAAGCTGCTCCAGCACCTCGTAGCCAACCCCGCCAAGGGCATCGTCAAGCAGCCGGGCAGCGATATTTGGTCCGCCAAATACTCCGCCCAGGCTTAA
- the mnmA gene encoding tRNA 2-thiouridine(34) synthase MnmA, whose product MGNRVLLGLSGGVDSAVAALRLKEQGYDVVGAYMKNWINEENVFGNCPWEQDIVDARAVCAHLGIPFEVINFMRDYRERIVNYLVEGYARGLTPNPDVMCNREMKFGVFLDWAREHGFDYVATGHYARRVDADGASRLLEGVDPNKDQSYFLALLQPEQLDAALFPVGELQKPEVRELARAANLPNADKKDSQGICFIGEVKINDFLEKFIPDQPGLIVNLQGKVLGEHRGLHRYTLGQRKGIGVPSNADNEFYVVVAKRIERNELVIAFESQKPDELWQQEIDLHQLSWVTPHPLTEAEDIEARVRYRDPRVAVRFEPRQDGSAGLIFAEPQRGLASGQVCALYRGEQLLGGGIYF is encoded by the coding sequence ATGGGTAATCGGGTGCTACTCGGTCTTTCCGGTGGAGTGGACAGTGCGGTCGCCGCCTTGCGCCTCAAGGAGCAGGGCTACGATGTCGTTGGCGCCTACATGAAGAACTGGATCAATGAGGAAAACGTCTTCGGGAACTGCCCTTGGGAGCAGGACATCGTCGACGCCCGGGCCGTCTGTGCCCACCTCGGCATCCCCTTCGAGGTGATCAACTTCATGCGCGACTACCGCGAACGCATCGTCAACTACCTCGTGGAAGGCTACGCACGCGGGCTTACGCCCAATCCCGACGTGATGTGCAACCGCGAGATGAAGTTTGGCGTCTTCCTCGACTGGGCCCGTGAACACGGCTTCGATTACGTCGCCACCGGCCACTACGCCCGTCGGGTAGACGCGGACGGAGCATCACGCCTGCTCGAAGGCGTCGACCCGAACAAAGACCAGTCCTACTTCCTCGCCCTGCTTCAGCCCGAGCAGCTCGATGCGGCCCTCTTCCCGGTGGGCGAGCTGCAAAAGCCGGAGGTGCGTGAGCTGGCCCGCGCCGCCAACCTGCCCAACGCGGACAAGAAAGACAGCCAAGGCATCTGCTTCATCGGCGAAGTGAAGATCAACGACTTCCTCGAAAAGTTCATCCCCGACCAGCCCGGCCTGATCGTGAACCTGCAAGGCAAGGTCTTGGGCGAGCACCGAGGCCTCCATCGCTACACCTTGGGTCAGCGCAAGGGCATCGGGGTGCCCTCCAATGCCGATAATGAATTTTACGTGGTCGTCGCCAAGCGGATCGAGCGCAACGAGCTGGTAATCGCCTTCGAGAGCCAAAAGCCAGACGAGCTTTGGCAACAGGAGATCGACCTCCACCAGTTGAGCTGGGTGACGCCCCACCCGCTTACAGAGGCCGAAGACATCGAGGCTCGCGTCCGTTACCGCGACCCGCGCGTGGCCGTGCGCTTCGAGCCCCGCCAAGACGGCTCTGCCGGGCTGATCTTTGCCGAGCCCCAGCGTGGTCTCGCCAGCGGTCAGGTCTGCGCCCTCTATCGCGGCGAACAACTCCTCGGCGGGGGGATTTATTTCTGA